A part of Rhopalosiphum maidis isolate BTI-1 chromosome 3, ASM367621v3, whole genome shotgun sequence genomic DNA contains:
- the LOC113555686 gene encoding ADP-ribosylation factor-like protein 1, which yields MGGFYSYFKSLFGEKELRILILGLDGAGKTTILYRLQVGEVVTTIPTIGFNVEQVTYKNIKFQVWDLGGQTSIRPYWRCYYSNTDAVVYVIDSVDRERMGIAKDELMYMLKEEELNGAILTILANKQDVEGCMNVTEIHQALGLDSLKNRTFQIFKTSAKKGIGLDEAMDWLCNTLQNHK from the exons ATGG ggggattttacagttatttcaAGAGTCTATTTGGTGAAAAAGAACTAAGAATTTTAATCTTGGGCTTAGATGGCGCAGGAAAGACtacaatactatataggtTACAAGTTGGTGAAGTTGTAACTACTATTCCAACAATAGGATTCAATGTTGAACaagttacttataaaaatattaaatttcaagtttGGGATCTTGGAGGTCAAACATCcattag GCCATATTGGAGgtgttattattcaaatacagATGCTGTAGTATATGTAATTGATTCAGTTGATCGAGAAAGAATGGGTATAGCCAAAGATGAATTGATGTATATGTTGAaa GAAGAAGAACTAAATGGTgctatattaacaatattagccAACAAACAAGATGTTGAGGGTTGTATGAATGTTACTGAGATACATCAAGCTCTTGGATTAGACTCTTTAAAAAATCGAACattccaaatatttaaaacatcggCCAAAAAAGGTATAGGACTTGACGAGGCTATGGATTGGCTTTGTAATACTCTAcaaaaccataaataa
- the LOC113558134 gene encoding zinc finger BED domain-containing protein 1-like produces MIALDYQPYSIVEDRGFKNLLYTLKNKYKLPTRQYISSTAIPQLYSKQLSLLKEEINTELNSIQSISFTFDKWISGTQQPYTSLTTHYLMKQFKLRNKTLACKCFPGEYTEKSIFLKIKFMVNEWNIDILNLNIPIYMATENTRNISCALNYCNSNDTLHHYLCAAHTLQMAIEDALKENNIGSLLKKCCSIITHYNHSKKS; encoded by the coding sequence ATGATTGCGTTAGATTACCAACCATACTCGATCGTCGAAGACCGTGGATTTAAGAACTTATTgtacacattaaaaaataagtataaattgcCGACAAGACAATATATATCTTCTACTGCAATTCCTCAGCTTTATTCTAAACAATTATCTCTACTCAAAGAAGAAATAAACACTGAATTGAATAGTATACAATCCATATCATTTACTTTTGATAAATGGATAAGTGGGACTCAACAACCATATACATCACTTACAAcgcattatttaatgaaacaatTTAAGCTTCGTAACAAAACACTAGCATGTAAATGCTTTCCAGGAGAATATActgaaaaaagtattttccttaaaattaaatttatggttAATGAATGgaacattgatattttaaatttaaatattcctaTTTATATGGCCACAGAGAATACAAGAAATATAAGTTgtgcattaaattattgtaattccaATGATACCTTACATCACTATTTATGTGCAGCCCACACATTACAAATGGCCATTGAAGAtgctttaaaagaaaataatataggaagtttattaaaaaagtgttGCTCAATTATAACTCATTATAACCACAGCAAAAAATCTTGA